One window of the Benincasa hispida cultivar B227 chromosome 3, ASM972705v1, whole genome shotgun sequence genome contains the following:
- the LOC120074490 gene encoding laccase-7-like, whose protein sequence is MASSCLMALLLLLASSSSMVSAAIVEHSFTVQDMTVRRLCREQEITAVNGEYPGPTIHVQDGDVLVVHVTNNSPYDLTIHWHGVFQLLSAWADGPENITQCPIRPGGNYTYKFQIKEQEGTLWWHAHSSWLRATVHGALLIRPKSNRPLPYPKPYKKIPILLGEWWNANVVHVEEEGLATGSGPNISDAYTINGLPGNLYPCSQNQTYQLKMVRGKTYLLQVINAALNNQFFFKFANHNFTVVAVDATYTDPYVTDVIVLAPGQTTDVLVKADQPLGSYYMAARPYADARPPIDFSDTITRAIVTYDGASSSTAPVMPVLPAFNDTPTAHKFYSNITALVGARHWIPVPRHVDNHMFVTFGLNLAPCGTGNESTCGGPNGQRLSASMNNVSFVIPNDAGLSMLEAYFHKVEGVYSRDFPDDPPVKFDYTNPSLGLDNSLIFAPKATKVKKLKFNSTVEMILQNTAFISLENHPMHLHGFNFHVLAQGFGNYDPIRDPKKFNFVNPQIRNTIAVPVGGWAVIRFQANNPGVWLMHCHLDVHVPWGLAMGFEVENGPTPSTRLPPPPHDLPKC, encoded by the exons ATGGCTTCTTCTTGTTTAATggcacttcttcttcttctggcttcttcttcttcaatggTTTCTGCTGCCATTGTTGAACATTCTTTCACT GTGCAAGACATGACCGTTAGACGGCTCTGCCGTGAGCAAGAGATAACGGCGGTCAACGGTGAATATCCAGGTCCAACCATTCACGTTCAAGACGGCGACGTTCTCGTTGTCCATGTCACCAACAACTCCCCCTACGATTTAACCATTCACTG GCATGGAGTATTTCAGTTGCTTAGCGCATGGGCTGATGGACCAGAAAACATAACCCAATGTCCGATACGACCAGGCGGAAACTACACATACAAATTCCAAATCAAAGAACAAGAAGGAACTTTGTGGTGGCATGCCCACTCGTCCTGGCTACGCGCCACCGTCCACGGTGCCCTTCTCATCCGCCCTAAGTCCAATCGGCCATTGCCATACCCAAAGCCTTACAAGAAGATTCCAATCTTGTTGGGAGAGTGGTGGAATGCCAACGTCGTCCACGTTGAAGAGGAAGGCCTCGCCACCGGCTCCGGTCCCAATATCTCCGACGCCTACACCATTAATGGACTCCCTGGAAACCTCTACCCTTGCTCCCAAAACCAAACTTATCAATTAAAAATGGTGCGCGGGAAAACTTACTTGCTTCAAGTAATCAACGCTGCACTCAATAACCAATTCTTCTTCAAGTTCGCCAATCACAATTTCACCGTCGTCGCCGTTGACGCCACCTACACCGACCCTTACGTTACCGATGTCATCGTCCTAGCTCCCGGCCAGACCACCGATGTCCTTGTCAAAGCCGACCAGCCTCTCGGCTCTTACTACATGGCAGCGCGTCCCTACGCCGATGCACGACCACCTATAGATTTTTCAGACACCATTACACGCGCCATCGTTACTTACGATGGCGCATCATCCTCGACTGCTCCAGTAATGCCAGTCCTACCAGCATTCAACGACACCCCAACTGCACATAAATTCTACAGCAACATAACTGCTCTTGTTGGAGCCCGCCACTGGATCCCAGTCCCTCGCCACGTGGATAATCACATGTTTGTGACGTTTGGGTTGAACTTGGCCCCATGCGGAACAGGTAACGAGAGCACGTGCGGCGGGCCGAACGGGCAGAGACTATCGGCGAGCATGAATAATGTGTCGTTTGTGATACCAAACGACGCCGGATTGTCGATGTTGGAGGCGTATTTTCATAAGGTGGAGGGAGTTTATAGTAGAGATTTTCCGGATGACCCGCCGGTGAAATTTGATTACACAAATCCAAGTTTAGGATTGGATAATTCGTTGATTTTTGCGCCGAAGGCTACGAAGGTGAAGAAATTGAAGTTTAATTCGACGGTGGAGATGATTCTTCAGAACACTGCTTTTATTTCCTTGGAAAATCATCCAATGCATCTCCATGGATTCAACTTCCATGTACTAGCACAAGGCTTTGGAAATTATGATCCGATTCGTGACCCGAAGAAGTTCAATTTCGTCAATCCACAAATCCGTAACACCATTGCGGTCCCTGTCGGCGGCTGGGCTGTCATTCGTTTCCAAGCTAATAATCCAG GTGTATGGCTGATGCACTGCCACCTGGACGTCCACGTACCATGGGGATTGGCTATGGGGTTTGAAGTCGAGAATGGTCCAACGCCGTCGACGAGGCTGCCTCCGCCGCCGCACGATCTTCCCAAATGCTAG
- the LOC120074415 gene encoding fructose-1,6-bisphosphatase, chloroplastic-like isoform X1, whose protein sequence is MASATATPSSPCHVSSPVISRSLSRLSPFHLSVSSAVHPPCRGNRRHYGGVSTVRCAAVGAAKEAETKRKGTFQIETLTNWLLKQEQAGVIDAELTIVLSSISMACKQIASLVQRASISNLTGVQGAVNVQGEDQKKLDVVSNEVFSNCLRSSGRTGIIASEEEDVPVAVEESYSGNYIVVFDPLDGSSNIDAAVSTGSIFGIYSPNDECLADIGDDSTEQLGTTEQRCVVNVCQPGSNLLAAGYCMYSSSIIFVLTIGQGVFAFTLDPMYGEFVLTQEDIKIPKAGKIYAFNEGNYQLWDDKLKKYIDDLKDPGPSGKPYSARYIGSLVGDFHRTLLYGGIYGYPRDKKSKNGKLRLLYECAPMSFIVEQAGGKGSDGHQRILDIQPTEIHQRVPLYIGSVEEVEKVEKYLA, encoded by the exons ATGGCTTCCGCAACAGCGACGCCGTCGTCGCCTTGCCATGTCTCCTCGCCAGTAATATCCCGCTCTCTCTCTCGTCTCTCTCCATTTCACCTCTCCGTCTCATCCGCCGTCCATCCGCCATGCCGTGGAAACAGAAGGCACTACGGCGGTGTTTCTACAGTCCGGTGCGCGGCTGTCGGAGCGGCGAAAGAAGCGGAAACAAAAAGGAAAGGCACGTTCCAGATCGAGACGTTGACGAATTGGCTGCTGAAGCAAGAACAGGCCGGAGTGATCGACGCGGAACTGACGATTGTGCTTTCGAGCATTTCGATGGCGTGTAAGCAAATCGCTTCGCTGGTGCAGAGGGCGAGCATTTCGAACTTGACCGGAGTTCAGGGAGCCGTCAATGTTCAGGGAGAGGACCAGAAAAAGCTCGACGTTGTCTCCAATGAG GTGTTCTCCAATTGCTTGAGATCAAGCGGGCGAACAGGGATTATAGCATCGGAGGAAGAAGATGTTCCGGTGGCTGTAGAAGAGAGCTACTCCGGCAACTACATCGTTGTTTTCGACCCACTTGATGGCTCCTCCAACATCGACGCCGCTGTCTCAACCGGTTCTATCTTCGGCATCTACAGCCCAAACGACGAATGCTTGGCCGACATCGGCGACGATTCCACT GAGCAGCTAGGCACAACAGAACAGAGATGCGTTGTGAATGTGTGTCAACCAGGAAGCAACCTGCTCGCCGCCGGCTATTGCATGTACTCAAGCTCCATAATCTTCGTTCTCACCATAGGACAAGGCGTTTTTGCGTTTACTTTAGACCCCATGTATGGAGAATTTGTGCTGACACAAGAGGACATCAAAATTCCCAAGGCTGGGAAGATTTATGCCTTTAATGAAGGGAATTATCAATTGTGGGATGATAAGTTGAAGAAGTACATTGATGATTTGAAGGATCCAGGCCCCAGTGGAAAGCCATACTCTGCTAGATATATTGGTAGTTTGGTGGGTGATTTCCATAGAACCCTGCTTTATGGTGGCATTTATGGGTATCCCAGAGACAAGAAGAGCAAGAATGGGAAGCTGAGGCTCTTATACGAGTGTGCACCGATGAGTTTCATAGTGGAACAAGCTGGAGGCAAAGGCTCAGATGGCCATCAAAGAATTCTTGATATACAACCAACAGAG ATCCATCAACGTGTGCCTCTGTATATTGGAAGCGTGGAAGAagtggagaaagtggagaaatatTTAGCTTGA
- the LOC120074415 gene encoding fructose-1,6-bisphosphatase, chloroplastic-like isoform X2 encodes MASATATPSSPCHVSSPVISRSLSRLSPFHLSVSSAVHPPCRGNRRHYGGVSTVRCAAVGAAKEAETKRKGTFQIETLTNWLLKQEQAGVIDAELTIVLSSISMACKQIASLVQRASISNLTGVQGAVNVQGEDQKKLDVVSNEVFSNCLRSSGRTGIIASEEEDVPVAVEESYSGNYIVVFDPLDGSSNIDAAVSTGSIFGIYSPNDECLADIGDDSTLGTTEQRCVVNVCQPGSNLLAAGYCMYSSSIIFVLTIGQGVFAFTLDPMYGEFVLTQEDIKIPKAGKIYAFNEGNYQLWDDKLKKYIDDLKDPGPSGKPYSARYIGSLVGDFHRTLLYGGIYGYPRDKKSKNGKLRLLYECAPMSFIVEQAGGKGSDGHQRILDIQPTEIHQRVPLYIGSVEEVEKVEKYLA; translated from the exons ATGGCTTCCGCAACAGCGACGCCGTCGTCGCCTTGCCATGTCTCCTCGCCAGTAATATCCCGCTCTCTCTCTCGTCTCTCTCCATTTCACCTCTCCGTCTCATCCGCCGTCCATCCGCCATGCCGTGGAAACAGAAGGCACTACGGCGGTGTTTCTACAGTCCGGTGCGCGGCTGTCGGAGCGGCGAAAGAAGCGGAAACAAAAAGGAAAGGCACGTTCCAGATCGAGACGTTGACGAATTGGCTGCTGAAGCAAGAACAGGCCGGAGTGATCGACGCGGAACTGACGATTGTGCTTTCGAGCATTTCGATGGCGTGTAAGCAAATCGCTTCGCTGGTGCAGAGGGCGAGCATTTCGAACTTGACCGGAGTTCAGGGAGCCGTCAATGTTCAGGGAGAGGACCAGAAAAAGCTCGACGTTGTCTCCAATGAG GTGTTCTCCAATTGCTTGAGATCAAGCGGGCGAACAGGGATTATAGCATCGGAGGAAGAAGATGTTCCGGTGGCTGTAGAAGAGAGCTACTCCGGCAACTACATCGTTGTTTTCGACCCACTTGATGGCTCCTCCAACATCGACGCCGCTGTCTCAACCGGTTCTATCTTCGGCATCTACAGCCCAAACGACGAATGCTTGGCCGACATCGGCGACGATTCCACT CTAGGCACAACAGAACAGAGATGCGTTGTGAATGTGTGTCAACCAGGAAGCAACCTGCTCGCCGCCGGCTATTGCATGTACTCAAGCTCCATAATCTTCGTTCTCACCATAGGACAAGGCGTTTTTGCGTTTACTTTAGACCCCATGTATGGAGAATTTGTGCTGACACAAGAGGACATCAAAATTCCCAAGGCTGGGAAGATTTATGCCTTTAATGAAGGGAATTATCAATTGTGGGATGATAAGTTGAAGAAGTACATTGATGATTTGAAGGATCCAGGCCCCAGTGGAAAGCCATACTCTGCTAGATATATTGGTAGTTTGGTGGGTGATTTCCATAGAACCCTGCTTTATGGTGGCATTTATGGGTATCCCAGAGACAAGAAGAGCAAGAATGGGAAGCTGAGGCTCTTATACGAGTGTGCACCGATGAGTTTCATAGTGGAACAAGCTGGAGGCAAAGGCTCAGATGGCCATCAAAGAATTCTTGATATACAACCAACAGAG ATCCATCAACGTGTGCCTCTGTATATTGGAAGCGTGGAAGAagtggagaaagtggagaaatatTTAGCTTGA